The following are encoded in a window of Gammaproteobacteria bacterium genomic DNA:
- a CDS encoding Crp/Fnr family transcriptional regulator, which produces MSQPNDNWLLLSLPETDSARLKAELQRVRLEKGRPLYRPGEKTDYAYFPLDCLVSTVYITPHTAAAEIAVTGREGVVGLEVLLDDVAIPRFAVVQGSGSAMRIRAEVLTQECARSRPLREAFMRYMQALISQMMQLSICNRHHGVQERFCRLLLSRLDRMTGDTVDISHELLASALGTPMHDITRIAMDFWSAGYIDQGAGSIRVRDRAALEARACDCYQTVRDHYDRLLSNWRVPAGSTRSGKVGTMPSLSAVDRSEFEMQATGGE; this is translated from the coding sequence ATGTCGCAACCAAATGACAACTGGCTGCTTCTTTCCTTGCCGGAGACGGACTCCGCGCGGCTCAAGGCAGAGCTGCAGCGGGTCAGGCTCGAGAAAGGCCGGCCACTTTACCGGCCGGGGGAGAAGACGGACTACGCGTACTTCCCGCTGGACTGCCTCGTCTCCACCGTCTACATAACCCCGCATACCGCTGCCGCCGAGATCGCGGTGACGGGCCGCGAGGGCGTGGTCGGCCTCGAAGTCCTGCTGGACGACGTCGCCATCCCGCGTTTCGCGGTGGTGCAGGGTTCGGGTTCGGCCATGCGGATCCGCGCCGAGGTGTTGACGCAGGAGTGCGCCCGCAGCCGGCCCTTGCGCGAGGCATTCATGCGCTACATGCAGGCCCTGATAAGCCAGATGATGCAACTCTCCATCTGCAACCGGCACCATGGCGTGCAGGAACGGTTCTGCCGCCTGCTGCTGTCGCGGCTGGACCGGATGACGGGCGACACCGTGGACATATCCCACGAGCTCCTGGCCAGTGCACTCGGCACCCCCATGCATGACATCACCCGCATCGCCATGGACTTCTGGTCTGCCGGCTACATCGACCAGGGAGCGGGCTCCATCCGGGTGCGGGACCGTGCCGCACTGGAGGCGCGCGCCTGTGACTGTTACCAGACGGTCCGGGACCACTATGACCGGCTGCTGTCCAATTGGCGCGTCCCGGCTGGATCCACGCGATCAGGCAAGGTCGGGACGATGCCCTCGCTCTCCGCGGTGGACCGGTCTGAATTCGAGATGCAGGCGACCGGAGGTGAGTGA
- a CDS encoding MEDS domain-containing protein yields MSDHRVIFYEREQDFVDQVAGFLAEGLTAGDACVAIATGAHRAAIAAELTARGLLGNEGGADSVIYRALDAGEILRKYMVAGWPDAQQFAEAIEPVLVEASGGGRKPLQLFGEMVALEFEAGNKEAAIRIEELWNGLAGRHEFSLLCAYPIGQASKMKDYTSLLRVCAEHTQTALPMGLWTGKHLAGMESEA; encoded by the coding sequence GTGAGTGATCATCGCGTCATCTTCTATGAGCGGGAACAGGATTTCGTGGATCAGGTCGCTGGGTTCCTGGCGGAAGGCCTCACGGCGGGAGACGCCTGCGTGGCTATCGCCACCGGTGCGCACCGGGCCGCTATCGCCGCGGAGCTGACTGCGCGAGGGTTGCTAGGGAACGAGGGCGGCGCGGACAGCGTCATTTACCGGGCGCTGGATGCCGGCGAGATACTCAGGAAGTACATGGTCGCGGGCTGGCCGGACGCGCAGCAGTTCGCGGAGGCCATCGAACCGGTCCTGGTGGAAGCGTCCGGAGGTGGCCGCAAGCCGCTGCAGCTCTTCGGCGAGATGGTGGCCCTCGAGTTCGAGGCCGGCAACAAGGAAGCGGCGATCCGCATCGAGGAGCTCTGGAACGGGCTCGCCGGGCGGCATGAGTTCTCGCTGCTCTGTGCCTATCCCATCGGCCAGGCCAGCAAGATGAAGGACTACACTTCGCTCTTGCGCGTCTGCGCCGAGCACACCCAGACCGCTCTGCCCATGGGCCTGTGGACCGGCAAGCACCTCGCCGGCATGGAAAGCGAAGCCTAG